One window of the Allosaccharopolyspora coralli genome contains the following:
- a CDS encoding DUF1015 domain-containing protein — MRFTLRRRKRVADAVGDLPRARTSPEQLGHAGVEIQSFRGWHIAPNRVQDLTARYATPWNQHAAPGENSAAETANVLRAWQRSGTLVPDREPAMYVYQQTGPRGAQRGLLTAAHLDSRILPHETVRPERVEGITNLMRIGRCNLDPLLLGYSGGRRTTVTLSAVVREQRPIVDVLASDGQRHGLWRLDDRAAQLEIASELRSLSAFLADGHHRRLAARQYRRELYAAGYGPGPWDSVSALLVDVRQSPLTLGPVHRVLPYVDSRTALSRAARWFHVAQLTGPITHWVRALHESVPYGPAYLVVTPREVFLLTEPDPALREAALGHVAGPLRSMHATILDNAVMRSLWDVDDAEVDYEPSATRAVRQVREQGGVAVLLAAPGQTEIHRASSAGLQLPHRTAAFGPKPHPAMLLRTIER; from the coding sequence ATGAGGTTCACGCTCCGCCGCCGCAAGAGGGTCGCCGACGCGGTCGGCGACCTGCCCAGGGCGCGCACGTCGCCGGAGCAGCTCGGCCACGCAGGTGTCGAGATCCAGTCCTTCCGCGGCTGGCACATCGCCCCGAACCGCGTCCAGGACCTCACCGCGCGCTACGCGACACCCTGGAACCAGCACGCCGCGCCGGGCGAGAACAGCGCCGCTGAGACCGCGAACGTCCTGCGCGCATGGCAACGCAGCGGCACGCTCGTCCCGGATCGCGAGCCCGCGATGTACGTCTACCAGCAGACCGGTCCGCGCGGTGCGCAACGGGGACTGCTCACGGCCGCGCACCTCGACAGCCGCATCCTCCCGCACGAGACCGTCCGCCCCGAACGGGTCGAAGGCATCACCAACCTGATGCGGATCGGCCGGTGCAACCTCGATCCACTCCTGCTCGGCTACTCCGGTGGACGCCGCACCACTGTCACACTCAGCGCGGTGGTGCGGGAACAACGGCCGATCGTCGACGTGCTCGCCTCGGACGGGCAGCGGCACGGCCTGTGGCGGCTCGACGACCGCGCCGCCCAGCTCGAGATCGCGTCCGAACTGCGCTCGCTGAGCGCCTTCCTCGCCGACGGCCACCATCGGCGACTCGCCGCACGCCAATACCGGCGAGAGCTCTACGCCGCCGGGTACGGCCCGGGGCCGTGGGACTCCGTCTCGGCGCTGTTGGTCGACGTGCGGCAGAGCCCGCTCACACTCGGTCCCGTGCACCGAGTGCTGCCCTACGTCGACTCGCGTACGGCGTTGTCCCGGGCGGCGCGGTGGTTCCACGTCGCCCAACTCACCGGCCCGATCACGCACTGGGTCCGTGCGTTGCACGAGTCCGTCCCGTACGGTCCGGCCTACCTCGTCGTCACCCCGCGCGAGGTGTTCCTGCTGACCGAGCCGGACCCGGCGTTGCGCGAGGCCGCGCTCGGGCACGTCGCCGGACCGCTGCGGTCGATGCACGCGACGATTCTGGACAACGCCGTGATGCGCAGCCTCTGGGACGTCGACGACGCCGAGGTCGACTACGAGCCGAGCGCCACGCGGGCCGTGCGACAGGTGCGTGAACAGGGCGGTGTGGCGGTGCTGCTCGCCGCACCGGGGCAAACCGAGATCCACCGCGCCTCCTCGGCGGGACTGCAACTGCCGCATCGGACGGCCGCGTTCGGACCGAAGCCGCACCCGGCGATGCTGCTGCGCACCATCGAGCGGTGA
- a CDS encoding phenylacetate--CoA ligase family protein, whose product MTGLDTASQPDTHSQVGELVRYVRAHSPFYRRLYAAVPDHAKLTDLPVVPHSEYWQANTVQDNALLTGAHNDGVVFKSGGTTAAPKVSFYTRDEWREMSTTFATGLPAAGVVDGDRVANLFYAGELYSSFVFTLNTLQQAPVDTVQLAVGGAASADFVLSAVRDFSATVLAGLPTSLCQLAHHVRESVGSLPDVRLLLFSGEAFYGDQRRLISSAFPNARLRSLGYASVDGGIVGSPVADSDDTRLHRVFPGRVLEILCPETGAPVTKPGRAGRIVLTDLRRRLQPVVRYPTGDLAEWVDSEQGAFRLLGRSDEGARVGPVTVYLDDLRGVVEQACAGRLVTGVQVVLRRHAGKDELVLRVAGELGDREVFAERVRSGVDTIRPMFAHHVQRGLVHPLRVEDVEVADLAVNARSGKLVRLVDERAD is encoded by the coding sequence GTGACCGGACTCGACACGGCATCCCAACCCGACACCCACTCGCAGGTCGGCGAGCTCGTCCGCTACGTCCGCGCGCATTCCCCGTTCTACCGGCGCCTGTACGCCGCAGTCCCGGACCACGCGAAGCTGACGGACCTGCCGGTCGTCCCGCACTCCGAGTACTGGCAGGCGAACACGGTGCAGGACAACGCACTACTGACCGGCGCGCACAACGACGGCGTCGTGTTCAAGTCCGGTGGCACCACCGCCGCACCGAAAGTGTCCTTCTACACCCGCGACGAATGGCGAGAGATGAGCACCACCTTCGCGACCGGGCTGCCTGCAGCCGGCGTCGTCGACGGGGACCGCGTCGCGAACCTGTTCTACGCGGGCGAGCTGTACTCGAGTTTCGTGTTCACGCTGAACACCTTGCAGCAGGCCCCTGTCGACACGGTGCAACTCGCCGTCGGCGGCGCGGCATCGGCCGACTTCGTGCTCTCAGCGGTGCGGGACTTCTCGGCGACGGTCCTGGCTGGTCTGCCGACCTCGCTGTGCCAGCTGGCACACCACGTACGGGAGTCCGTCGGGTCGCTGCCGGACGTGCGGTTGCTGTTGTTCAGCGGGGAAGCCTTCTACGGTGACCAGCGGCGGCTCATCTCGTCGGCGTTCCCGAACGCGCGCTTGCGTTCACTCGGGTACGCCTCGGTCGACGGCGGCATCGTCGGCTCCCCCGTCGCAGACAGCGACGACACCCGGCTGCACCGCGTCTTTCCCGGGCGTGTGCTGGAGATCCTCTGTCCCGAAACCGGGGCGCCGGTGACCAAACCGGGTCGTGCGGGCCGCATCGTCCTCACGGACCTGCGTCGCAGGCTGCAGCCGGTCGTCCGCTACCCCACCGGAGATCTCGCGGAGTGGGTCGATTCGGAGCAGGGCGCGTTCCGGTTGCTCGGCCGCTCGGACGAGGGCGCTCGCGTGGGGCCCGTGACCGTCTATCTGGACGACCTGCGCGGCGTCGTCGAACAGGCCTGCGCCGGGCGGCTGGTGACTGGAGTGCAGGTCGTGCTGCGGCGCCACGCCGGCAAGGACGAACTCGTGCTGCGCGTGGCCGGCGAGCTCGGCGACAGGGAGGTTTTCGCCGAGCGCGTGCGGTCCGGAGTGGACACGATTCGTCCGATGTTCGCCCACCACGTGCAGCGTGGACTGGTGCATCCGTTGCGGGTCGAGGACGTCGAGGTTGCGGACCTCGCCGTCAATGCCCGCTCGGGCAAGCTCGTTCGGCTCGTCGACGAGCGGGCGGACTAG
- a CDS encoding acyl-CoA reductase, translating into MNGVHYWQGTWVGRDEARARLDDLDAVAEQVLAAAPMSPLVVMRAGDKLAAVLRNPDDEVTVRARGLLAEQGVPEPEIDRAVLGLGAALRRESLERKVVRELGGTDPARLARPRLKDDVFEAWVPVGLLAHVVPGNAPTAGVLSAVEGLLAGNVNVLKTSGGDTAFTAHVLAALAACDPSGEIARRLVVLHFSSGDTDWLETLCAAVDAVAVWGGEEAVAGVAALVRPGCRVVDWGPKLSFAYLTEDYWDDEQVLRGLAHDVCAMNQQACSSPQVVYLDTADAGHVHAFARRFASFLDEAIPDDVASPDDQEWAEITNTVLVAEHEELLGLTAVHTDEERRRRIIVDTRPALRASPLHRTVWIKPLPRREILSVLRPMRRYLQTVGLGAQRQDVAALSRTMLAAGAQRISLPGGMLGSYDGEPHDGTYALQRYSRRVDVQLDAAFRSYACLDELTETVQLPPPQREITSKSEFATLQSDLSRAEVFFRTGGTTGAPKLSAFSWADYHEHMRYGAEGLLAAGFDPSTDRTMNLFFGGQLYGGFASFFSVLDKLEAVQYPMAGQQNRYDMVAQSIVDNRVDTLLGMPTYLVRLFVEAGETLWSYGGVRKIFFGGEHFGEAQRRWLAEEFGVEVVRSAAYGSVDSGPMGYQCGEAPMRVHHLFTGVQTLEIVHPEHDIPVERGEVGRLVFTAHTRRGQRLERYEIGDLGRWTDPACPCGRRTPRFELLGRSGDVFRSGAHFLNYRRFGLVADELYGYAGQVQIVLDEQNDRERLTIRLERDRGLENHDVLADFLQRYPELWITAERDRMVTADVELCAPGEFVRTETSGKLVTVLDHRDRSR; encoded by the coding sequence GTGAACGGCGTGCATTACTGGCAGGGGACCTGGGTCGGGCGGGACGAAGCGCGCGCCCGTCTCGACGACCTGGACGCGGTGGCCGAGCAGGTGCTCGCCGCCGCGCCGATGAGTCCGCTGGTCGTGATGCGGGCGGGCGACAAACTGGCCGCGGTCCTGCGGAATCCGGACGACGAGGTGACCGTACGGGCGCGCGGACTGCTGGCCGAGCAGGGCGTACCGGAACCCGAGATCGACCGAGCCGTCCTGGGGCTCGGCGCCGCACTCCGGCGCGAGTCCTTGGAGCGTAAGGTCGTCCGGGAACTCGGCGGCACCGACCCGGCACGATTGGCCCGGCCGCGGTTGAAGGACGACGTGTTCGAGGCGTGGGTGCCGGTGGGGCTGCTCGCCCACGTCGTTCCGGGAAACGCGCCGACCGCGGGTGTGCTCAGTGCCGTGGAAGGACTGCTCGCGGGTAATGTGAACGTGCTCAAGACCAGCGGCGGCGACACCGCGTTCACCGCCCACGTGCTGGCGGCCCTTGCCGCCTGCGACCCGAGCGGCGAGATCGCACGCAGGCTCGTGGTGCTGCACTTCTCGTCCGGCGACACCGACTGGCTCGAAACCCTGTGTGCGGCGGTCGACGCGGTGGCCGTCTGGGGCGGCGAGGAGGCCGTTGCCGGGGTCGCCGCGCTGGTGCGTCCCGGGTGCCGGGTCGTGGACTGGGGGCCGAAACTCTCGTTCGCCTATCTCACCGAGGACTACTGGGACGACGAGCAGGTACTCCGGGGCCTCGCCCACGACGTCTGCGCGATGAACCAGCAGGCGTGTTCCAGCCCGCAGGTCGTCTACCTGGACACCGCCGACGCCGGACACGTCCACGCGTTCGCGCGACGGTTCGCGTCGTTCCTGGACGAAGCGATCCCCGACGACGTCGCCTCGCCCGACGACCAGGAGTGGGCCGAGATCACCAACACGGTGCTGGTCGCCGAGCACGAGGAGCTACTGGGATTGACGGCCGTCCATACCGACGAGGAGCGTCGTCGGAGGATCATCGTGGACACGCGTCCCGCGCTGCGCGCCTCGCCACTGCACCGCACGGTGTGGATCAAACCGTTGCCACGTCGAGAGATCCTGTCGGTACTGCGTCCCATGCGGCGGTACCTGCAAACGGTGGGACTCGGCGCGCAGCGACAGGACGTCGCCGCGCTCTCGCGCACCATGCTGGCCGCGGGAGCGCAGCGGATCAGTCTTCCTGGAGGAATGCTCGGCAGCTACGACGGTGAGCCGCACGACGGTACGTACGCGCTGCAACGCTACAGCCGCAGGGTGGACGTCCAACTCGACGCCGCCTTCCGTAGCTACGCCTGCCTGGACGAGCTGACCGAGACCGTGCAGCTGCCGCCGCCCCAGCGTGAGATCACGTCGAAATCCGAGTTCGCCACCCTGCAATCCGATCTGAGTCGCGCCGAGGTCTTCTTCCGTACCGGAGGGACCACCGGCGCTCCGAAGCTCTCGGCGTTCAGCTGGGCGGACTACCACGAGCACATGCGCTACGGCGCCGAAGGTCTGCTGGCCGCGGGGTTCGACCCGTCGACCGACCGCACGATGAACCTGTTCTTCGGCGGGCAACTCTACGGTGGTTTCGCGAGCTTCTTCTCCGTGCTGGACAAGCTCGAAGCGGTCCAGTACCCGATGGCGGGCCAGCAGAACCGCTACGACATGGTCGCGCAGTCCATTGTCGACAATCGGGTCGACACATTGCTGGGGATGCCGACCTACCTGGTCCGGCTGTTCGTCGAGGCCGGCGAGACACTGTGGTCCTACGGCGGCGTACGCAAGATCTTCTTCGGTGGCGAACACTTCGGTGAGGCTCAACGCCGGTGGCTGGCCGAGGAGTTCGGCGTCGAGGTCGTCCGGTCCGCGGCGTACGGCAGCGTCGATTCCGGCCCGATGGGCTATCAGTGCGGCGAGGCACCGATGCGGGTCCATCATCTGTTCACCGGTGTGCAGACCCTCGAGATCGTGCATCCCGAGCACGACATCCCGGTGGAACGGGGAGAGGTGGGGCGGTTGGTGTTCACCGCGCACACTCGGCGTGGCCAGCGGCTGGAACGGTACGAGATCGGTGATCTCGGGCGGTGGACGGACCCAGCGTGCCCGTGCGGACGGCGCACGCCTCGATTCGAGCTGCTGGGACGCAGCGGGGACGTGTTCCGCAGCGGCGCGCACTTCCTCAACTATCGGCGGTTCGGCCTGGTGGCCGACGAGCTGTACGGCTACGCGGGCCAGGTGCAGATCGTGCTCGACGAGCAGAACGACCGGGAACGCCTGACGATCCGCCTGGAACGGGATCGTGGACTCGAGAATCACGACGTTCTCGCGGATTTCCTGCAGCGGTATCCGGAACTGTGGATCACGGCCGAGCGGGACCGGATGGTGACCGCCGACGTGGAGTTGTGCGCGCCGGGGGAGTTCGTCCGGACCGAGACCAGCGGCAAGCTGGTCACGGTGCTGGATCACCGGGATCGCAGCCGATGA
- a CDS encoding LuxE/PaaK family acyltransferase, which translates to MNEYLEPVEVPDPSALASVRELCAVPPYEAGPHVDAVFAAAMNEANTWHADRSEFFGALWKREGAGLVHRDAADLQRQPFVHAHFFKMHEIRSVPESDITVHLTSSGTSGQRSQMFFDHWTVRTGQRMLARIYDHHGWIDDTSSVDYLLFNYQPAPGLSVGTAFTNNYMCSFAPARSIHYGLPHTGTGHEFDPFGAVRALVRSADDGVPVRILGFPAFLMFTLDRMRDLGVPPLQLDERSLIVFGGGWKGHADRQLPKSQFYARITEQLGIPAHRIRDGFGSVEHSVPYLECGHHHLHVPSWSRVLVRSVRTLEPLPYGEIGYLQFVSPFITSVPAHSVLMSDLASLHPQGASGCDIPTPWFQVRGRAGLSKNRSCAVAAAELLTRKGTR; encoded by the coding sequence GTGAACGAGTACCTCGAACCCGTGGAGGTTCCCGACCCGAGCGCGTTGGCGTCGGTCCGCGAACTCTGCGCTGTGCCGCCGTACGAGGCGGGTCCGCACGTGGACGCGGTGTTCGCCGCGGCGATGAACGAGGCGAACACGTGGCACGCGGACCGCAGCGAGTTCTTCGGCGCACTGTGGAAGCGCGAAGGCGCCGGGCTTGTGCACCGCGACGCCGCCGATCTCCAGCGGCAACCGTTCGTGCACGCGCACTTCTTCAAGATGCACGAGATCCGGTCCGTTCCCGAGTCCGACATCACGGTGCATCTGACGTCGTCGGGTACGTCCGGCCAACGGTCGCAGATGTTCTTCGATCACTGGACGGTGCGCACCGGGCAGCGCATGCTGGCCCGGATCTACGACCACCACGGCTGGATCGACGACACGAGTTCCGTCGACTACCTGTTGTTCAACTACCAGCCCGCGCCGGGACTGTCCGTCGGAACGGCGTTCACGAACAACTACATGTGTTCGTTCGCCCCGGCCCGGTCGATCCACTACGGACTGCCCCACACCGGTACCGGGCACGAGTTCGACCCGTTCGGCGCCGTGCGCGCTCTGGTGCGTTCCGCCGACGACGGTGTGCCGGTACGCATCCTCGGCTTCCCCGCTTTCCTGATGTTCACGCTGGACCGGATGCGTGATCTCGGGGTACCACCGTTGCAACTGGACGAACGTTCACTGATCGTCTTCGGTGGCGGCTGGAAGGGTCACGCGGACCGGCAGTTGCCCAAATCCCAGTTTTACGCCCGCATCACCGAGCAGCTCGGCATCCCGGCCCACCGGATTCGCGACGGCTTCGGGTCGGTCGAGCATTCGGTGCCGTACCTGGAATGCGGCCACCACCACTTGCACGTGCCGAGCTGGTCACGAGTGCTCGTGCGGTCGGTCCGGACGCTGGAACCGCTGCCGTACGGCGAAATCGGATACCTGCAGTTCGTCTCGCCGTTCATCACTTCGGTGCCTGCGCACAGTGTGCTGATGAGCGACTTGGCCTCCTTGCATCCGCAGGGGGCGTCCGGGTGCGACATACCCACGCCCTGGTTCCAAGTGCGCGGACGTGCCGGGTTGAGCAAGAACCGCAGTTGCGCGGTCGCGGCCGCCGAACTGTTGACGAGGAAGGGAACACGGTGA
- a CDS encoding GNAT family N-acetyltransferase: MSAELEPARLDDVDELLRLYRRVYGRGYALPLGTDPAVMAREISAEQTTWLVARGRGGGPIVASIVATVAESDRMAKMQGLVVHPDSRGSGLAQDAVRTLSDHLLADDRVDSVYSTARTTSIAPQRICLRSGFRALGIFPNLRKAARHETMVLLARHADGVLERRYPVLRLPESLGPLVDAVDAAVGLPLRPELVADPEPQKPSDGASPSGEVELISAPQFVLRRFDEVVTDPVRRFYPFHTPNVLLAGPDGVYEVYAHLSRSDGYCTLIGAAPDPLAVVRHMDQIIAQLNDFGAYYVEVLVPMNSFEELSTLVAYGFLPAAVYPAMRADGGRFHDYVVLARTMQPLDFRGLALDAAFRAFTEQYIDLWTRKYLNTREVFR, from the coding sequence GTGAGTGCGGAACTCGAGCCCGCGCGGCTCGACGACGTCGACGAGCTCCTACGGCTCTATCGCCGGGTGTACGGGCGCGGGTACGCGCTACCTCTGGGCACCGACCCGGCGGTCATGGCACGGGAGATCAGCGCGGAGCAGACCACATGGCTCGTCGCGCGCGGACGTGGCGGAGGCCCGATCGTCGCGTCGATCGTCGCCACGGTGGCCGAATCCGACCGCATGGCCAAGATGCAGGGACTGGTGGTGCATCCGGACAGTCGCGGTTCGGGTCTGGCGCAGGACGCCGTTCGCACTCTGAGCGACCACTTGCTCGCCGACGATCGGGTCGACTCGGTCTACTCGACCGCGCGCACGACCTCCATCGCGCCGCAGCGCATTTGCTTGCGTAGCGGGTTTCGCGCCCTGGGCATTTTCCCCAATCTCCGCAAGGCAGCACGGCACGAGACCATGGTTCTGCTCGCACGCCACGCCGACGGGGTGCTGGAACGGCGGTACCCGGTACTGCGCCTGCCGGAGAGTCTGGGTCCGTTGGTCGACGCGGTCGATGCTGCCGTCGGCCTGCCGTTGCGTCCTGAGCTGGTGGCCGACCCGGAACCACAGAAACCGTCGGACGGTGCGTCGCCGAGCGGAGAGGTCGAGCTGATCAGTGCGCCGCAGTTCGTGCTGCGTCGTTTCGACGAAGTGGTCACCGACCCGGTCCGCCGGTTCTACCCGTTCCACACCCCGAACGTACTGCTCGCCGGTCCGGACGGTGTGTACGAGGTCTACGCGCACCTGAGCCGTAGCGACGGCTACTGCACGCTCATCGGGGCGGCTCCGGATCCGCTCGCGGTGGTCCGGCACATGGATCAGATCATCGCGCAGCTCAACGACTTCGGTGCCTACTACGTCGAGGTGCTGGTTCCGATGAACTCCTTCGAAGAACTGTCCACCCTGGTCGCGTACGGATTCCTGCCCGCGGCCGTGTATCCCGCCATGCGGGCGGACGGTGGCCGCTTCCACGACTACGTCGTGCTGGCGCGCACGATGCAGCCGCTGGACTTCCGGGGGCTCGCGCTCGACGCCGCCTTCCGCGCGTTCACCGAGCAGTACATCGACCTCTGGACCCGCAAGTACCTCAACACCCGGGAGGTGTTTCGGTGA
- a CDS encoding GGDEF domain-containing protein, with translation MDESRTAPGFDFESRVVQVRDLIRSGDNEGTLRVAAELEQVADTPERSGRALIAQVGALVNLGRARECPELLDRAFHRLDGTGEHASIANVHAVAAIVAAPDSHERAIRHLVQATCSLELIEQPTAAAAGAWHDIAVSYSYLGFHRQSLVASERSYSTARAAGLGPGDHALPEIAVRAAVAADHLGDSRSCVHGLRDVLATWAKRCAPDQLWTPERLYHSYASARLRALGETVDLDTPPPTPDSTSWEIDDLHVLTVACEHIARGQTDAALRRLDGHDITDHTLGAAEVPRLRALAHQRAGDYRAALTVEREVVRLATGELPALRDRITQAARTQLDHEALRRLVAQYASQALTDPLTGLPNRRHFEREFHRLAGTSRRTTLGMIDVDGFKAVNSAHGHLGGDLVLQRVAAILARTVRQGDFIARYGGDEFVVVLPDTDAATADDLDERLRRAVDGGGWDALVPGTPVSVTLGWAGLEECGNLAHALETADRAMLARKSRLSGAV, from the coding sequence GTGGACGAGTCGCGGACCGCGCCCGGTTTCGACTTCGAGTCGCGCGTCGTCCAGGTGCGAGACCTCATCCGCAGCGGTGACAACGAGGGAACGCTGCGGGTCGCCGCCGAGCTCGAACAGGTCGCCGACACACCAGAGCGGTCCGGTCGCGCGCTGATCGCGCAGGTAGGCGCACTGGTCAACCTCGGTCGAGCACGGGAGTGTCCCGAACTCCTGGATCGCGCCTTCCACCGACTCGACGGCACCGGCGAACACGCCTCGATCGCCAACGTGCACGCGGTCGCGGCCATCGTCGCCGCACCCGATTCCCACGAACGCGCGATCCGACACCTGGTGCAGGCCACCTGCTCGCTCGAACTCATCGAACAACCGACGGCGGCGGCTGCGGGTGCCTGGCACGACATCGCGGTCTCGTACTCCTACCTGGGCTTCCACCGCCAGTCGCTGGTCGCCTCCGAGCGGTCGTACTCGACGGCCCGCGCGGCCGGCCTCGGGCCCGGCGACCACGCCTTGCCCGAGATCGCGGTTCGCGCGGCGGTGGCAGCTGACCATCTCGGAGATAGCCGGTCCTGTGTGCACGGACTCCGCGACGTCCTCGCCACCTGGGCCAAGCGGTGCGCCCCGGACCAGCTGTGGACCCCCGAGAGGCTGTACCACAGCTACGCCTCGGCCCGGCTGCGTGCGCTCGGCGAGACCGTCGACCTCGACACGCCACCGCCGACCCCGGACTCGACGTCGTGGGAGATCGACGACTTGCACGTCCTTACCGTCGCGTGCGAGCACATTGCGCGAGGCCAGACCGACGCGGCGCTACGTCGGCTCGACGGGCACGACATCACCGATCACACGCTCGGTGCGGCCGAAGTGCCCCGGCTGCGCGCGCTCGCCCACCAGAGGGCCGGCGACTACCGCGCGGCGCTGACCGTCGAGCGGGAAGTGGTGCGCTTGGCGACCGGTGAGCTCCCCGCCCTGCGGGACCGGATCACCCAGGCGGCGCGGACGCAGCTCGACCACGAGGCATTGCGCAGGCTCGTTGCGCAATACGCCTCACAGGCATTGACCGACCCCCTCACCGGGCTGCCCAACCGCAGGCACTTCGAGCGAGAGTTCCACCGTCTCGCGGGCACGTCCCGCCGAACCACCCTCGGCATGATCGACGTGGACGGGTTCAAGGCGGTCAACTCCGCGCACGGTCACCTCGGCGGCGACCTCGTCCTGCAGCGGGTGGCCGCGATCCTCGCCCGCACTGTTCGGCAGGGTGACTTCATCGCCCGTTACGGGGGCGACGAGTTCGTCGTGGTGCTTCCCGACACCGACGCCGCGACCGCAGACGACCTCGACGAACGCCTGCGGCGCGCCGTGGACGGCGGCGGCTGGGACGCGTTGGTGCCGGGTACCCCGGTGTCGGTGACGCTCGGCTGGGCGGGTCTCGAGGAGTGCGGGAATCTGGCGCACGCGCTCGAAACGGCCGATCGCGCGATGCTGGCCCGCAAGTCCCGACTCTCCGGCGCGGTCTGA
- a CDS encoding DUF488 domain-containing protein: MKTGQVRVRRVYETEETSGGHRVLVDRIWPRGVAKADAGWDEWCKEVAPSTELRKWYKHDPDRFAEFRRRYLAELDDDDHRDAVVRLRAQAQKRGLTLLTATKDVDHSAAAVLADVLGNTG; encoded by the coding sequence GTGAAGACGGGACAAGTCCGTGTACGGCGGGTGTACGAGACCGAGGAGACCTCCGGGGGACATCGGGTCCTCGTGGACCGGATCTGGCCGCGTGGTGTCGCGAAGGCCGACGCAGGATGGGACGAATGGTGCAAAGAGGTGGCGCCGTCGACCGAGCTGCGCAAGTGGTACAAGCACGATCCCGATCGGTTCGCCGAGTTCCGGCGCCGTTACCTGGCGGAGCTCGACGACGACGACCACCGCGACGCGGTCGTACGGCTGCGGGCTCAGGCACAGAAGCGGGGCTTGACCCTGCTCACGGCCACGAAAGACGTGGATCACAGCGCGGCCGCCGTGCTGGCCGACGTGCTCGGCAACACGGGCTGA